Proteins found in one Pseudorasbora parva isolate DD20220531a chromosome 11, ASM2467924v1, whole genome shotgun sequence genomic segment:
- the mmp17b gene encoding matrix metalloproteinase-17b: MAMFWTAVVFFMCGCTVEVYGTADEDALPTILARTVTSTALPTVIPTEDESIKLVDWLTKYGYLPPPDPSTGQLQAWTAVTQAVKKMQRFAGLDDTGVLDEETVQLMQTPRCSLPDDDDDQTIQVSALHSDMENQRMKRAVSTWTRRNINWRLRSYPSSSKLPREMIRSLVYYALRVWADPTLLEFHEVRGPEGADLQIDFLHGPHGDGYPFDGAGGSVGHAFFPSDPDRAGGVHLDAEEEWVFRQPATEGTDLFTVLVHELGHALGLTHSSARQSVMRPYYQGPLGDPLHFSLGHHDLQHITALYGNRDNLIPTDRPLLVTQLQRHEGIHRLTHMYRHAHSHLDSSVDRCNTSFDVVAKIRGEIFFFKGQNMWRVSRGGLVSVRAVPVQRLWSALPSSLPPLQAVLERHTDHAIIFVSGSQVWLFKDLSLQEGFPQPLSTLAAEDSEGLWQGLHWDPTQGVMWGSVREDGEKGENPEESEVWRDLIEGGVNGIITENNDERENVGDFKGSTYIFKGNSYWKFTHPGSAPEEGYPRLLATDWLDCPQPSSYSPGDISLISHYGQQELREQKGQRIIDQIRRKDKTRDKPHHWDCPCLNSAVTQIKPILLLSILVLTTVIC; the protein is encoded by the exons GATTGGCTCACGAAGTATGGCTACCTCCCACCCCCTGATCCCTCTACAGGTCAGTTACAGGCCTGGACAGCTGTCACACAAGCAGTGAAGAAAATGCAGAGGTTTGCTGGTTTGGATGACACCGGAGTCTTAG ATGAAGAGACTGTTCAATTGATGCAGACACCTCGTTGTTCCCTTccggatgatgatgatgatcaaaCCATCCAGGTATCAGCATTACACAGTGATATGGAAAATCAAAGGATGAAAAGAGCGGTTTCTACCTGGACAAGAAGAAATATCAACTGGAG GTTGCGCTCTTACCCATCATCTTCTAAGCTGCCCCGTGAAATGATTCGCTCCCTTGTGTACTATGCACTCAGAGTGTGGGCCGATCCAACATTGCTTGAGTTCCATGAG GTGCGAGGACCAGAGGGAGCAGATCTCCAAATAGATTTCTTGCATGGTCCCCATGGAGACGGATATCCCTTTGATGGAGCAGGTGGATCTGTTGGCCATGCCTTCTTTCCATCAGACCCAGATAGGGCAGGTGGAGTTCACCTGGATGCAGAGGAGGAATGGGTCTTCAGACAACCAG CAACTGAGGGCACAGATCTGTTCACGGTGCTGGTGCACGAGCTTGGTCATGCCCTCGGACTGACTCATTCATCAGCACGGCAATCTGTAATGCGTCCATACTACCAAGGGCCCCTGGGAGACCCACTACACTTCAGCCTGGGACATCACGACCTTCAACACATCACAGCCCTTTATG GTAATAGGGATAACCTTATTCCAACTGATAGACCTCTTCTTGTGACTCAGTTGCAGCGACATGAAGGAatacacagactcacacacatgTACAGACATGCACACAGCCATTTAGACAG TTCTGTGGATCGCTGTAACACCAGTTTTGATGTAGTTGCCAAGATTCGAGGAGAGATTTTCTTCTTCAAAG GGCAGAACATGTGGAGAGTGAGCAGAGGTGGTCTTGTGTCAGTCAGGGCTGTTCCTGTCCAGAGACTTTGGTCGGCTCTTCCTTCTTCACTGCCTCCACTGCAAGCAGTTCTGGAGAGACACACAGATCATGCTATCATCTTTGTCAGTG GCTCCCAGGTTTGGCTGTTCAAGGATCTGTCACTCCAAGAGGGTTTCCCTCAGCCTCTGTCTACTCTGGCTGCAGAGGACTCAGAGGGACTGTGGCAAGGATTGCACTGGGACCCTACGCAGGGTGTGATGTGGGGGTCTGTGAGAGAGGATGGAGAGAAAGGAGAAAACCCAGAGGAAAGTGAAGTCTGGAGAGATCTTAttgaaggtggagtgaatggaatcATCACTGAAAATAATGACGAGAGAGAAAATGTTGGAGACTTCAAGG GTTCGACCTACATTTTCAAAGGCAATTCCTATTGGAAATTTACTCACCCAGGCTCAGCCCCTGAAGAAGGATACCCCCGGCTCCTGGCCACCGATTGGCTGGACTGCCCTCAGCCCTCCTCTTACAGCCCCGGTGACATCTCTTTGATCTCCCACTATGGTCAACAGGAGCTTCGTGAGCAAAAAGGGCAAAGAATAATCGACCAGATCAGGCGCAAAGATAAAACAAGAGATAAACCTCATCACTGGGACTGTCCATGTCTAAACAGTGCAGTGACTCAAATCAAACCTATTTTACTTCTGTCCATTTTAGTTCTGACCACTGTAATTTGTTAA
- the LOC137092233 gene encoding saxitoxin and tetrodotoxin-binding protein 1: protein MSSLVVLTALLGLFSLNQATLPDCKELITPLTLEDDKKSIMGKWIFLEAIADHDFFTSTLKTVNSAWIEFGPGTLRQGNMLNGKCEFIAINTVFKDSIYYSNENDIIAAGKFLPTCPECLTMSFVSQFKNETIKSLYFFKRESNPTESDMDLYWKQAECLGFKREVQYSYDGVTEFCYEAKESSSDKKPSLEKSDL from the exons ATGTCGTCTTTGGTGGTTTTGACTGCTCTTCTGGGCCTGTTTAGTTTAAATCAGGCCACTCTGCCAGACTGTAAGGAGCTCATAACTCCACTGACTCTGGAGGATGACAAAAAAAGC ATCATGGGTAAATGGATCTTCCTTGAAGCCATAGCTGATCACGACTTTTTTACAAGTACCTTGAAGACTGTGAACAGCGCATGGATAGAGTTTGGCCCTGGAACACTCCGTCAAGGAAACATGCT GAATGGAAAGTGTGAATTCATCGCCATCAACACAGTTTTTAAAGACAGTATATATTATTCCAATG AAAATGACATAATAGCTGCTGGAAAATTCTTGCCAACCTGTCCAGAGTGTCTCACCATGAGCTTTGTCAGCCAATTCAAAAATGAGACCATAAAGTCGCTATACTTTTTCA agagagagagcaaccCAACCGAGTCTGACATGGACTTGTACTGGAAGCAAGCGGAGTGTCTTGGCTTCAAAAGAGAAGTCCAGTACTCCTATGATGGTGTAACAG AATTCTGTTATGAGGCCAAGGAAAGCTCATCTGACAAGAAGCCAAGTTTGGAAAAATCAGATCTATAA
- the LOC137092234 gene encoding saxitoxin and tetrodotoxin-binding protein 1-like — protein MSSLVVLTALLGLFSLNQATLPDCKELITPLTLEDDNKSIMGKWIFLEGIADHDLFINILKTVNSSWIEFGPRNLTLGNTGTLRQGNMLNGKCEFSAINTVIKDNIHYSNETGILSTGKFLPSCPECLTMSFVSQFKNETIKSLYFFKRESNPTESDMDLYWKQAECLGFKREVQYSYDGVTEFCHEAKESSSDKKPSLEKSDQ, from the exons ATGTCGTCTTTGGTGGTTTTGACTGCTCTTCTGGGCCTGTTTAGTTTAAATCAGGCCACTCTGCCAGACTGTAAGGAGCTCATAACTCCACTGACTCTGGAGGATGACAACAAAAGC ATCATGGGTAAATGGATCTTCCTTGAAGGCATAGCTGATCACGACTTATTTATAAATATCTTGAAGACTGTGAACAGCTCATGGATAGAGTTTGGCCCGAGAAATCTCACTCTTGGAAACACTGGAACACTCCGTCAAGGAAACATGCT AAATGGAAAGTGTGAATTCAGCGCCATCAACACAGTTATTAAAGACAATATACATTATTCCAATG AAACTGGCATATTATCCACTGGAAAATTCTTGCCATCCTGTCCAGAGTGTCTCACCATGAGCTTTGTCAGCCAATTCAAAAATGAGACCATAAAGTCGCTATACTTTTTCA agagagagagcaaccCAACCGAGTCTGACATGGACTTGTACTGGAAGCAAGCGGAGTGTCTTGGCTTCAAAAGAGAAGTCCAGTACTCCTATGATGGTGTAACAG AATTCTGTCATGAGGCCAAGGAAAGCTCATCTGACAAGAAGCCAAGTTTAGAAAAATCAGATCAATAA